From one Oscillatoria sp. FACHB-1407 genomic stretch:
- a CDS encoding nuclear transport factor 2 family protein: MQTKPPLPPFTLETAKAKVQAAEDAWNTRDPERVALAYTEDSEWRNRAEFIHGRAAIVEFLKRKWAKELDYRLKKELWCFMENRIAVRFEYEWHDDSGFWYRSYGNENWEFAENGLMMRRFASINDVPIQESDRKFRWERKS, encoded by the coding sequence ATGCAAACAAAACCACCCCTTCCCCCATTTACCTTGGAAACTGCAAAAGCGAAAGTGCAAGCGGCAGAAGATGCCTGGAATACTCGCGATCCGGAACGAGTCGCCCTGGCATATACCGAAGATTCGGAATGGCGCAACCGGGCTGAGTTTATTCACGGGCGAGCGGCGATCGTGGAATTTCTCAAGCGCAAATGGGCAAAAGAACTCGACTATCGTCTCAAGAAAGAACTCTGGTGCTTTATGGAAAATCGCATTGCGGTGCGTTTTGAGTATGAATGGCACGACGATTCGGGGTTTTGGTATCGCTCCTACGGCAACGAAAATTGGGAGTTTGCTGAAAATGGGTTGATGATGAGACGGTTTGCCAGCATCAACGATGTGCCGATTCAGGAAAGCGATCGCAAATTTCGTTGGGAACGCAAAAGTTAG